The Musa acuminata AAA Group cultivar baxijiao chromosome BXJ2-5, Cavendish_Baxijiao_AAA, whole genome shotgun sequence genomic interval CTGCTGGAGGGCAGCTATGGCAGCggtggttgctggccggagcgaagcggcgacggtggtcgctAGCCGGAAGCAGAGGAAGCGGTGGTGCGGTTGGAAACAAGAAAcaatgctctgtttctatcgctacGAGAAGAGAAGGTTGCTGCCGGGGTTGAGAGGCAGCAGTGGCGGTGCGGTGGGAGCAAGGTCGTCGAGGGCGAGGAGCAGCAAAGGGTCGCCGAGGCTAGGCACTGCTAGGGGGTGGTTCGCTGGCCGGGAATGGCGGCAATAGCCCTTTCTCGGTTGCCTTGTTTTGGTCAccgcgaggaggggaggttgctggctGGGGAGCAACGGCgagggtggagaaggaggcaacgagggtcgcggctgcgatcgacgaggggctgcagcaacagaggaagctctgtttctgcaaccgctggaaGGAGGGGCTGCGTCAACcggcggttgcgacccaagggggggtggGCACGATGGCGGACTAGGGCAGCGTCGTCGACAGTAGAAGTGGCGATGGGGTGGTTCGCTGGCTGGGAAACgacgccggcggtccttctcgctcaagcgagatggggaagcgaggaggagaggtcactgGCTGGGTGGGGGTagcggtggcggtggtggctGTTGGCTAGGCAACAGCGGCAATAGTGGTGGTCCCTCGGCCGGGAAGCAACGGCGGCAGTGATCGCTGACCGGAGAGCAGCGGCGGCGGGTGAGCTAgccggaagcaggggtggctacggcttcttcttcttcttctctcctttttttttttaggatgaagataactgcagcgagggggcagcggcggcggtggtggctgctggctgggcagcagcaacagcggtggagaaggggcaacggtggtcgctggccgggacgcagaggttccttctcggttaAGAAGGATCGGCATTCGTGGCTGttggcttcacccttcctcacgcaaatttcttctttttttttttatagttacGGCAACACTGCAACGAGAACGCGAAGGATCGccgttctgataccaaatgataagaccctaaggtcttatcgtggaagaaaggggagaaaagagaatgatcgcttcgaggggatcagcctccttgatcgcttcgaggggatcggcttcctagggttttgtcataacattgaataatatttcattgattgattgattgatttccaaaaagaaaaggttacattactatttatagagttccacctagggtcCACCAGgatttggactcttaataataaataaatattaaataaacctctacctgattctaactgaactaaactgattcaataaacaattggactaaacaaactcaataaacattattcaaaaactcataaaagggtcctaacatatgATTGCTTATCCTTTTGTGCTCTAGTGATTGTAATTAATGTGTATGTAATTTGATCGTGAGAGCCTTgtgttttagtgtttcaatttgtAGTTATAATGTGCTCGATTGACAAATTTGTACTGTGGTATCATCGGTACAATTAGATTTACTGTTGTAGTCAATGACCAAAATCTTAATTATGGGTAATCCCCCTCATGGTTTTTTGTCAGCTGCTTTCTTGTTTGAGTTCAAAAGGTTGGAAACTTGGCATTAATTTTTAGTTAATTCTGTTTGTGTAGAAATGAGTTACTTTAGACAGATTTTTTGCAATACCGATTTTCCTTCCAAATAGTGCTGAACAAATGCAATGAAGTACAGATCGTAATGAGTTGCTCTTATTTCAACAGGATAAGTGGTTTTGATCCTCCTCCAGCACGAGTTTTTGCTTGGCGTGTTTTGGAGCTCAAGGGACAAGGTGTTAGTGAAGAGGGAGCCATGGCTGTAGCTGATGTACATTCATCCTCTTTAATATTGTATTGGTTTGTTTCAGTAATTTATGTTCAGAAGATCAGGATGCAATGCAACAAAAGATTTCTTGTTTTCTAACCAGTCCACAGACTCATACATAGAGTGTTTATTCATTGAATGTCTACTATGGTGCTTAAATTTTGGAGACATGTGATATTTGAAATACTGAATATTTACTTAGTGCTTTCTAAGTAATTTGTTCCATGATTTTTCTTTAGATGGAATATCGAGCTGAGAACAAGGCAAAGAAGAAGGCGTACTCTGAGCTGAAGCAAGTTGCACGGTTGCAAGGGAAGAAGCCACCTCCAAATCCCTACCCGAGTGCCATTAAAGAAATACAAGCAGTGGAGAAGAAATTTGTCCGAGACCGTTTCTTTAATCCCAAAATACTTGAGATTGTGCAGAAGATGAAAGCAGAAAAAGTTGCAGAGATGCAAGAAGGACAAAGAGAGTTTGGCAACGGCAGGGGTGGTGGTGGTCAGCGTGGTGGATGGAAAGGTGGCCAGCATCAGTAATTTAGATCCGTCGGTACATAGATTGAATTGTTACTTGCTTTTTGCATCTTGTCATTTTGGTTAGGAGTCAGTCAGTCTTTTCCATGTGAGCAATCTGAAGTGCAATAAAGGATTATTATGGAACAATGAAAAATGTCTTTTTGTTAAAGATGCCTTTCTTAAGTTTGCTAGACAATAATCACCTGATATACACGATACTAAAATCACAAGTGAAATGTCTTACGGTTTATCTTATTCAACATAGAAAGTTTGGACAAAAGTAAATTAATAGGTATACTTAGTTATCATGTACATCTAATGGAATCATCATGACCATTTATAGGAAGCTGACAGGAAACACTAAGCATAGATTAGCAATACAAGAATAATGTTGGACAGGTTGCATGCCACACAATTTATCGAGAAAACAATTATAAGGTTATGCATTATAGTGAAATGAATAAAActcaatttatttttcaattctaCCTGGTTAATTAGATTTCTGCTTCATACATGATGATGAATTCGGAGGTAAATCGGTAAGGAGCTTGACTGCTACATATGTTCCCTGTTTTTTCTTTATATTATCCCTTGTAGTTGCATGCATTTGGTTTAATCAGTTTGTGGTTCACTCTCGGATGATAGAAATATGAAGCACACTTACCTAACTCAGCAAAATTGAATGACTGCAGCAATTCAGTAGTATTTTGATGTTCATCCGTtcttgatttagataattattgatCATGTGAGTGAAGTACATAGCCAAGTCATATATATTGTTTAGCAGCTATTATTAATGGTAACCTCTGTCGACCATCTTCCATGATTAGCCCCTCCAACCTATAAAATCGTCTTTGCTTCATAAAATTAATGTCGAGTTTTGGCCACCTATCATATTGGATCCAATTCTCTAGTAAAACATTGCCACCAATTTCCAGATGATTATATATATACTATGGTAATTTTGACTCGTTGAAGAAGCATTACTTCCAGTGAGATAGATGCACATGAATGAAACAACATCAAGAAGAATCCTGCGTATACCTATAAATCACCAGGTGTTTGTTTACAGCATCCAGGAAGCCAACTTAATATTTTGCGGCATATAGACTCCATATACCAAAGTCTTTGATTCATATTAAGTGCATGATTATTGTCAGAATCGAGGCTGATGTTGTTTTGTCTTTTAAGCTTTGAAAGCTTTCGATTTCCATTGTTTTTGCACATGGATTGCTCGAGTGAACTAACTGATGACTTTGATTCAGTAGATGCTAAACATACTGGCAAAACAGTTTCTGTGGCACGCATTTGTTGCCTGTAAACTATAAACAATTCAATCTATTAGAAACTATTCCGGAGATCTAATATCAAAACAGACAAACCAAGCTTGCCATCTCGACCCATGCAAATTCGAGAGTAACTCTTCACCTGATCACCCAAACAAATTTGCGGGTGGTTCTTCATCAAAAAGATAATTCATCTACTCAATCTCAAACATAGGATG includes:
- the LOC135612585 gene encoding uncharacterized protein LOC135612585 isoform X1, producing MSYMRGDLLSRTRKLAKGLAKPTPVWLKPMEEASPVTFPRTDGKIRKIEMPEDVYVKRFFKKHPDSLYHDAVKISGFDPPPARVFAWRVLELKGQGVSEEGAMAVADMEYRAENKAKKKAYSELKQVARLQGKKPPPNPYPSAIKEIQAVEKKFVRDRFFNPKILEIVQKMKAEKVAEMQEGQREFGNGRGGGGQRGGWKGGQHQ
- the LOC135612585 gene encoding uncharacterized protein LOC135612585 isoform X2, which gives rise to MSYMRGDLLSRTRKLAKGLAKPTPVWLKPMEEISGFDPPPARVFAWRVLELKGQGVSEEGAMAVADMEYRAENKAKKKAYSELKQVARLQGKKPPPNPYPSAIKEIQAVEKKFVRDRFFNPKILEIVQKMKAEKVAEMQEGQREFGNGRGGGGQRGGWKGGQHQ